One segment of Proteus appendicitidis DNA contains the following:
- a CDS encoding YfbU family protein, translated as MEMTHAQRLILSNQYKMMTMMDPDNAERYRRYQTIIERGYGLQLRELDRDFDEMSEETCRTIINVMEMYHALQVSRDNLKEQEMPDARRVAFIGFDAATESRYLSYVRFMVNTEGRYTHFDSGSHGFNSQTPMWEKYQRMLAVWLACPRQYHLSTVEIQQILNA; from the coding sequence ATGGAAATGACACACGCACAACGCTTGATCCTCTCTAATCAGTATAAAATGATGACTATGATGGATCCTGATAACGCTGAACGTTATCGTCGCTATCAGACAATTATTGAACGCGGTTATGGATTACAATTACGTGAACTTGACCGTGATTTCGATGAAATGTCAGAAGAGACTTGCCGTACCATTATTAACGTCATGGAAATGTACCATGCACTGCAAGTTTCTCGTGATAACTTAAAAGAACAAGAAATGCCAGATGCTCGCCGTGTCGCATTTATAGGCTTTGATGCAGCGACAGAATCTCGCTATCTTAGCTATGTGCGTTTTATGGTGAATACAGAAGGGCGTTATACACATTTTGATAGTGGCAGTCATGGTTTTAACTCTCAAACACCAATGTGGGAAAAATACCAAAGAATGCTTGCTGTTTGGTTAGCATGCCCTCGCCAGTATCACCTTAGCACCGTTGAAATCCAACAAATACTTAATGCGTAA
- the yfbV gene encoding terminus macrodomain insulation protein YfbV — protein MSEPTVTPPGFFKKLRLGNEYLKTWPVEKQLAPVFPENRIVKATRFGIRYMPPIAIFTMTWQIALGGNLGPAITTALFACSLPMQGLWWLGKRAATPLPATLLRWFYEIREKFEEAGIALAPVEQTPTYLSLAHLLKRAFKQLDRSFLDDV, from the coding sequence ATGAGCGAACCGACAGTGACTCCCCCCGGCTTTTTTAAGAAGCTTCGTTTGGGTAACGAGTATTTAAAAACCTGGCCGGTTGAAAAGCAGTTAGCGCCTGTTTTCCCTGAAAATCGTATTGTCAAAGCAACTCGCTTTGGTATTCGTTATATGCCACCTATCGCCATTTTTACAATGACATGGCAAATCGCATTGGGTGGTAATTTGGGGCCAGCAATTACAACCGCGCTCTTTGCTTGTAGCTTGCCAATGCAAGGATTATGGTGGTTAGGTAAGCGTGCAGCAACGCCACTTCCTGCAACATTATTACGCTGGTTTTATGAAATTCGGGAGAAATTTGAAGAAGCAGGTATCGCTTTAGCGCCTGTTGAACAAACACCGACTTACCTTTCTTTAGCCCATTTATTAAAACGTGCTTTTAAGCAACTGGATCGTTCTTTTCTTGATGATGTGTAG
- the ackA gene encoding acetate kinase: protein MSSKLVLVLNCGSSSLKFAIINPENGEEFLSGLAECFNLPEARLKWKMDGQKHEAALGAGAAHSEALNFIVNTILAQKPELSAQIASIGHRIVHGGEKFTKSVVITDEVIKGIEAAIPFAPLHNPAHLIGIEEARKAFPHLIEKMVAVFDTAFHQTMPEEAYLYALPYSLYKDHSIRRYGAHGTSHFYVSREAAKMLNKPVDELNVITCHLGNGGSVSAVVNGKCVDTSMGLTPLEGLVMGTRSGDIDPAIVFHLHDTLGMSVEDINKLLTKESGLLGLTEVTSDCRYVEDNYDTKADAKRAMDVYCHRLAKYIGSYCALMEGRLDAIIFTGGIGENAAMVRELSLKKLALLGFEVDHQRNLDARFGKSGTITTDNSRLAVVIPTNEELVIAQDASRLTA from the coding sequence ATGTCAAGTAAGCTGGTGCTGGTACTGAACTGCGGTAGTTCTTCTCTTAAATTTGCAATTATCAACCCAGAAAATGGTGAAGAATTCCTGTCAGGTTTGGCTGAATGCTTCAACCTTCCTGAAGCCCGCCTGAAGTGGAAAATGGATGGCCAGAAACACGAAGCTGCGTTAGGCGCAGGTGCTGCTCATAGCGAAGCATTAAACTTTATCGTAAATACTATTCTGGCTCAAAAACCAGAACTTTCTGCACAAATCGCGTCTATTGGTCACCGTATTGTTCATGGTGGCGAGAAATTCACTAAATCTGTCGTGATCACTGACGAAGTTATCAAAGGTATTGAAGCAGCTATCCCATTTGCACCATTGCATAACCCAGCTCACCTTATTGGTATTGAAGAAGCGCGTAAAGCATTCCCTCACTTAATTGAAAAAATGGTTGCTGTTTTTGACACGGCTTTCCATCAAACAATGCCAGAAGAAGCTTATTTGTATGCTCTGCCATACAGCTTATATAAAGATCACAGCATCCGTCGTTATGGTGCTCACGGAACTAGCCATTTCTACGTTTCTCGTGAAGCCGCTAAAATGTTAAACAAACCTGTTGATGAACTGAACGTAATCACTTGCCACTTAGGTAATGGTGGTTCTGTTTCTGCTGTCGTTAACGGTAAATGTGTTGATACTTCTATGGGTCTGACTCCATTAGAAGGTTTAGTAATGGGTACTCGTAGTGGTGATATCGATCCTGCTATCGTGTTCCATTTACACGACACTTTAGGTATGAGCGTTGAAGACATCAACAAACTGCTGACTAAAGAATCAGGTCTGTTAGGTTTAACCGAAGTCACTAGTGACTGCCGTTATGTTGAAGATAACTACGACACTAAAGCAGACGCTAAACGTGCAATGGACGTTTACTGCCATCGCTTAGCGAAATACATCGGTTCTTACTGCGCACTGATGGAAGGTCGTTTAGACGCTATTATCTTCACTGGTGGTATCGGTGAAAATGCAGCAATGGTACGTGAATTATCTCTGAAAAAACTGGCTCTGTTAGGTTTTGAAGTTGATCATCAACGTAACTTAGATGCACGTTTCGGTAAATCAGGCACTATCACTACCGATAACAGCCGTCTTGCTGTTGTTATCCCAACTAACGAAGAGTTAGTTATCGCTCAGGACGCAAGTCGCCTGACCGCTTAA